One Setaria viridis chromosome 5, Setaria_viridis_v4.0, whole genome shotgun sequence genomic region harbors:
- the LOC117857336 gene encoding probable aspartyl aminopeptidase, producing MALLRLHLPRPPLPARPHPSPLSSPSTSSWLWRARLPAASSRLLCSSHPASPLDASSSAAPPSIVAGLLDYLNESWTHFHATAEAKRQLLDAGFKLLSESDDWDLQPGGRYFFTRNMSCLVAFAIGEKYRVGNGFNIIAAHTDSPCLKLKPRSATFKSGHQMVNVQTYGSGLWHTWFDRDLTLAGRVILKAADGSFKHKLVKLTRPLIRVPTLAIHLNRTVNSDGFKPNLETHLVPLLATKHEEATMNSDDKSSSSTKVAHHPLLLQILSEEIGCESDEIIGMELNVCDTQPSCLGGGNNEFIYSGRLDNLASCYCALRSLMDSSKAAEQLSSEKAIRMVAMFDNEEVGSDSMQGAGAPTMFQAMRRIIDSLMHQSMGEGALERAIHSSFLVSADMAHALHPNYPDKHEECHRPELQKGLVIKHNANQRYATSAVTAFLFKEIARIHNLPVQEFVVRNDMGCGSTIGPILASGVGIRTVDCGIPQLSMHSIREMCGKEDVDTTYRHFKAFFEMFSDIDRKLNVDF from the exons ATGGCtctgctccgcctccacctcccgaGGCCTCCGCTGCCCGCCCGCCCTCAcccttctcctctctcctccccctccacctcttcgtggttgtggcgcgCCCGCcttcccgccgcctcctcacgcctcctctgctccagcCACCCGGCCTCGCCCCTCGACGCCTCCTCTTCCGCCGCCCCGCCCTCCATCGTTGCCGGCCTCCTCGACTACCTCAACGAGTCATGGACGCACTTCCACGCCACAG CTGAGGCCAAGCGGCAGCTGCTCGACGCGGGCTTCAAGCTGCTCAGCGAGAGTGATGACTGGGACCTGCAGCCCGGTGGCCGCTACTTCTTCACGCGCAACATGTCCTGCTTGGTCGCCtttgccattggggaaaa GTACAGGGTTGGGAACGGTTTCAATATAATTGCTGCCCACACTGATAGTCCTTGTCTCAAGCTCAAACCGAGGTCTGCAACCTTCAAATCTGGCCACCAAATGGTGAATGTGCAGACGTACGGGAGTGGGCTGTGGCATACATGGTTTGACAGAGATCTAACTTTGGCTGGGAGAGTCATCCTCAAGGCTGCAGACGGTTCCTTCAAGCATAAGCTTGTCAAGCTCACCAGACCATTGATACGTGTACCCACACTGGCCATACATCTTAACCG cACAGTGAATTCTGATGGCTTCAAGCCTAACCTAGAGACCCATCTTGTTCCACTTCTTGCAACAAAGCATGAAGAAGCAACTATGAATTCTGATGACAAAAGTTCTAGCTCTACAAAAGTCGCCCACCATCCACTACTTTTGCAG ATTCTCTCAGAGGAAATTGGTTGTGAATCAGATGAAATAATTGGTATGGAGTTGAACGTATGTGATACTCAGCCTAGCTGCCTTGGTGGGGGAAACAATGAGTTCATCTATTCTGGAAGACTGGATAATCTTGCTTCATGTTATTGTGCTCTCAGATCTCTCATGGACTCTTCCAAGGCGGCAGAACAATTGTCCAGTGAGAAGGCTATAAGGATGGTTGCTATGTTCGATAATGAGGAG GTGGGTTCAGATTCAATGCAAGGGGCAGGTGCACCAACCATGTTCCAGGCTATGAGACGAATCATCGATTCCTTGATGCATCAGTCAATGGGAGAGGGAGCTCTGGAACGTGCAATACATTCTTCGTTCCTTG TTTCAGCAGACATGGCTCATGCCCTGCACCCGAACTATCCAGACAAGCATGAAGAGTGCCATAGACCAGAACTACAGAAGGGACTTGTCATCAAGCACAATGCTAACCAACGTTATGCCACAAGTGCTGTTACAGCTTTTCTCTTCAAAGAAATAGCGAGGATTCATAACCTTCCAGTTCAG GAATTTGTTGTAAGGAATGATATGGGATGTGGCTCCACCATTGGACCCATACTTGCTTCTGGTGTTGGCATACGGACTGTTGACTGTGGCATTCCTCAGCTTTCAATGCACAG CATACGAGAAATGTGCGGCAAAGAAGATGTAGACACAACATACAGACACTTCAAAGCTTTCTTCGAGATGTTCTCCGATATCGACAGGAAGTTGAATGTAGATTTTTAG
- the LOC117857335 gene encoding proteinaceous RNase P 2 has protein sequence MATTTRRRPRRGSKGSNPDLSRTLTDCTRRGDAAAAIAAFDDAVSDPDAPARLAAHQYNQLLHLLATADRSSFPSAAAAARRVFAHMLQAGAPPSEATITSLARVTAAPDADNPASAADEAFELVATMREKHGLAPRLRSYSPVLAAFRRAGDASKAYAVEAHMAASGVSPEEPELAALLDISSTAGDADKVYEYMHKLRQTVDCVTEETAQVVEGWFSSDNAGVAGKAEWDAAQVKDAIVLNGGGCHRLGWLGTGPWTVQRVRAGADGQCAGCKCQLACVDIDMEETQRFADAVAALALERETKANFSQFQEWLEENKEYEAIVDGANIALYQQNFAEGGFSLTQLDAVITELRGRYHGKWPLVILHNKRIAKLMENSSNRHLIETWRANGALYTTPSGSNDDWYWLYAAIKLNCLLVTNDEMRDHIFELLGSSFFPKWKHRHRVKYTFNKGKAVLVMPPPYSSEIQESEVGSWHVPLEEKSGDERVRIWLCIGRTGTCKEPDEVPTTNGVVQEVPPNEESNGVQQSLQEDKAESITGKRKDRD, from the exons ATGGCAACCACCACGCGacgccgcccgcggcgcggcTCCAAGGGCTCCAACCCCGACCTCTCCCGCACCCTCACCGATTGCACCCGCCGCGgggacgccgctgccgccatcgccgcgtTCGACGACGCCGTCTCAGACCCCGACGCCCCTGCCCGCCTCGCCGCCCACCAGTACAAccagctcctccatctcctcgccaccgccgaccGCTCCTCCTTCCccagcgctgccgccgccgcgcgccgcgtctTCGCCCACATGCTCCAGGCCGGGGCGCCGCCATCCGAGGCCACCATAACCTCCCTCGCCCGCGtcaccgccgcccccgacgccgaTAATCCCGCCTCAGCCGCCGACGAGGCCTTCGAGCTTGTGGCCACCATGAGGGAGAAGCACGGCCTCGCACCGCGCCTCCGCTCCTACAGCCCGGTCCTCGCGGCGTTCCGCCGTGCCGGGGACGCCTCCAAGGCCTACGCGGTCGAGGCCCACATGGCGGCCTCCGGTGTGTCGCCTGAGGAGCCCGAGCTGGCCGCGCTCCTGGATATCAGCTCCACAGCCGGGGACGCGGACAAGGTGTATGAGTATATGCATAAACTGAGGCAAACAGTGGACTGCGTCACCGAGGAGACTGCGCAAGTCGTGGAGGGTTGGTTCAGCAGTGACAATGCGGGGGTGGCCGGTAAGGCTGAGTGGGATGCTGCTCAGGTCAAGGACGCCATTGTGTTGAATGGTGGTGGGTGCCATCGGCTTGGATGGCTTGGCACTGGTCCTTGGACGGTGCAGCGGGTGAGAGCTGGGGCTGATGGTCAGTGTGCGGGGTGTAAATGCCAGCTCGCTTGTGTTGACATTGACATGGAGGAGACCCAGAGGTTTGCTGATGCTGTTGCTGCTTTGGCACTTGAGAGGGAGACCAAAGCGAATTTCAGCCAGTTTCAG GAGTGGTtggaagaaaataaagaatATGAAGCTATAGTCGATGGTGCAAATATTGCACTGTATCAACAAAATTTTGCGGAGGGTGGTTTCAGCTTGACTCAG CTGGACGCCGTTATAACAGAGCTACGGGGTAGATATCATGGCAAATGGCCACTCGTCATTTTGCATAATAAACGAATTGCCAAGCTTATGGAAAATTCATCTAATAGACATTTGATTGAAACTTGGAGAGCAAACGGAGCATTGTACACTACACCAAGTGGGTCAAATGATGACTG GTACTGGCTATATGCAGCAATCAAACTAAATTGTTTGCTTGTGACCAATGATGAAATGAGAGATCACATATTCGAGCTTCTAGGATCATCCTTTTTCCCAAAGtggaagcaccgccaccgg GTAAAGTATACCTTCAATAAAGGAAAAGCGGTGCTTGTGATGCCACCCCCTTATTCTTCAGAGATTCAA GAGTCAGAGGTGGGATCTTGGCATGTTCCGTTGGAAGAGAAGTCTGGGGATGAGAGAGTCAGGATTTGGCTTTGTATTGGCAGGACAGGGACCTGCAAAGAACCTGACGAAGTTCCTACAACTAATGGAGTTGTCCAGGAAGTGCCTCCAAACGAGGAATCTAACGGGGTGCAACAGAGTCTACAAGAAGACAAGGCTGAGTCAATAACTGGTAAAAGGAAGGATAGAGATTGA
- the LOC117857551 gene encoding uncharacterized protein, protein MAEEANGKKEEEEFSTGPLSVLMMSVKNNTQVLINCRNNKKLLGRVRAFDRHCNMVLENVREMWTEVPKTGKGKKKALPVNKDRFISKMFLRGDSVIIVLRNPK, encoded by the exons ATGGCGGAGGAAGCCAAT ggaaagaaggaggaggaggaattcAGCACGGGCCCTCTGTCAGTGCTGATGATGAGCGTCAAGAACAATACCCAG GTTCTTATCAACTGCCGGAACAACAAGAAGTTACTTGGTCGTGTGAGGGCATTTGATCGGCATTGCAACATGGTTCTTGAGAATGTTAGGGAGATGTGGACTGAG GTACCAAAGACGGGTAAAGGCAAGAAGAAGGCTCTTCCGGTGAACAAAGACAGATTCATAAGCAAGATGTTCCTCCGTGGGGATTCAGTCATCATCGTTCTCAGGAACCCAAAATGA
- the LOC117858184 gene encoding uncharacterized protein — protein sequence MMAARRGGMALLVVVLAAALLAGVASAAGIPLKGRRKPPPNSKFVTLTPKTFGHKRNYEVSCSDEGGPACYVGCPKECPNKCLVFCAYCLSFCMCDIFPGTSCGDPRFTGGDGNTFYFHGKKDENFCIVSDSDLHINAHFIGNHNPDLKRDFTWVQALGVTFGAGHRLYVGARRDAEWDEDEDHIQITFDAEPVDLDAVKNARWVSKALPGLSVTRMDTVNTIMVELAGVFSISANAVPITDRDNRIHKYGKTEGDSLVHLDLGFQFHNLTKDVDGVLGQTYRPGYVTKVDIKAKMPIMGSAPKYLSSTLFSTDCAVSRFHRSAGAAGGGAVTTFAS from the exons ATGATGGCGGCAAGGCGCGGCGGCATGGCTCTTCTTGTtgtggtgctggcggcggcgctgcttgccggcgtggcgtcggcggcggggatACCGTTGAAGGGAAGGCGCAAGCCCCCACCCAACTCCAAGTTCGTGACGCTGACCCCCAAGACGTTCGGGCACAAGCGCAACTACGAGGTGTCCTGCTCTGACGAGGGCGGCCCGGCCTGCTACGTCGGGTGCCCAAAAGAATGCCCAAACAAGTGCCTCGTCTTCTGCGCATACTGCCTTAGCTTCTGCA TGTGCGACATCTTCCCCGGCACCTCCTGCGGCGACCCTCGCttcaccggcggcgacggcaacaCCTTCTACTTCCACGGCAAGAAGGACGAGAACTTCTGCATCGTCTCCGACTCCGACCTCCACATCAACGCCCACTTCATCGGCAACCACAACCCGGACCTGAAGCGCGACTTCACGTGGGTGCAGGCCCTGGGCgtcaccttcggcgccggccaccgcctctACGTCGGCGCCCGGAGGGACGCCGAGtgggacgaggacgaggaccaCATCCAGATCACCTTCGACGCCGAGCCCGTCGATCTCGACGCCGTCAAGAACGCGCGCTGGGTGTCCAAGGCCCTGCCCGGGCTCTCCGTCACGCGCATGGACACCGTCAACACCATCATGGTGGAGCTCGCCGGTGTGTTCAGCATCTCGGCCAACGCCGTGCCCATCACCGACAGGGACAACCGGATCCACAAGTACGGCAAGACGGAGGGCGACAGCTTGGTGCACCTGGACCTGGGCTTCCAGTTCCACAACCTTACCAAGGACGTCGACGGCGTGCTCGGCCAGACCTACCGCCCTGGCTACGTGACCAAGGTGGACATCAAGGCCAAGATGCCCATCATGGGCAGCGCGCCGAAGTACCTGTCGTCGACTCTCTTCTCCACGGACTGCGCCGTCTCCCGGTTCCACCGCAgcgccggtgccgccggcggtggcgccgtcaCAACATTCGCCTCTTAA
- the LOC117857339 gene encoding rho GTPase-activating protein 2, producing the protein MQGGAVDDDEGGLAAGEQNQQQQAMEIGWPTDVRHVAHVTFDRFHGFRGVPEELQREVEGRPPSASATVFGVSTESMQCSYDGRGNSVPTILLHLQRRLYDQGGLAAEGIFRITADGAQEQRARDQLNNSGVVPDGVDVHCLAGLIKAWFRELPGGVLDSLPADEVARCETEDDCARLCARLLPPPKGALLDWAVHLMADVAREEKANKMGTRNLAMVFAPNMTQAVDPLTALKHAVQVMNFLNMLIERALKQQPSPSSAGSSTKAAP; encoded by the exons ATGCAGGGCGGCGCCGttgacgacgacgaggggggcctcgccgccggggagCAGAACCAACAGCAGCAGGCGATGGAGATCGGGTGGCCGACGGACGTCCGTCACGTGGCGCACGTGACGTTCGACCGGTTCCACGGGTTCCGCGGCGTTCCCGAGGAGCTGCAGCGCGAGGTGGAGGGGCGGCCGCcgagcgcgagcgcgacggTGTTCGGCGTGTCGACGGAGTCGATGCAGTGCTCCTACGACGGCAGGGGGAACAGCGTCCCCACCATCCTCCTCCACCTGCAGCGCCGCCTCTACGACCAGGGCGGCCTCGCCGCGGAGGGCATCTTCAGGATCACCGCCGACGGAGCCCAGGAGCAGCGCGCGAGGGACCAGCTCAACAACTCCGGCGTCGTGCCGGACGGCGTCGACGTGCATTGCCTGGCAGGGCTCATCAAG GCGTGGTTCCGGGAGCTCCCCGGCGGGGTGCTGGACTCGCTGCCGGCGGACGAGGTGGCTCGGTGCGAGACGGAGGACGACTGCGCCCGCCTCTGCGCcaggctgctgccgccgcccaagGGCGCCCTCCTGGACTGGGCCGTCCACCTCATGGCCGACGTCGCGAGGGAGGAGAAGGCCAACAAGATGGGCACGCGCAACCTCGCCATGGTCTTCGCGCCAAACATGACGCAG GCCGTGGATCCCCTGACGGCGCTCAAGCACGCGGTGCAAGTGATGAACTTCCTCAACATGCTCATCGAGAGGGCGCTCAAGCAGCAACCATCACCATCATCAGCTGGCTCATCTACCAAGGCTGCTCCATGA
- the LOC117857338 gene encoding uncharacterized protein, whose product MAGRRTTSLVVVAALVAVCAAAASVAAQQTPPPPRPPLPSNYHIITPGKYKRDQQLSCNDDKTNKPSCNAKCNKRCPNQCIVLCPGCKTFCMCDFYPGVSCGDPRFTGGDGNNFYFHGKKDQDFCILSDAGLHINAHFIGKRNPTMSRDFTWIQALGIRFAHHRLYVGAAKTAKWSNDVDRLELALDDEAVSIPAEAGARWVSAAVPGLSVTRTTAANGVRVQLAGVLDIMASVVPITEEDSRVHNYGVTDDDSLAHLDLGFKFYDLTDNVHGVLGQTYRSDYVNQLSVSANMPIMGGAPKYVSADIFATDCAVARFAGISMVTAKAY is encoded by the exons ATGGCCGGCCGCCGGACTACTAGCTTGGTTGTGGTGGCTGCCCTTGTGGCcgtgtgcgccgccgccgcctccgtcgcggcGCAGcagactccgccgccgccgcgaccacCACTGCCGTCCAACTACCACATCATCACCCCGGGCAAGTACAAGAGGGACCAGCAGCTGTCCTGCAACGACGACAAGACCAACAAGCCCAGCTGCAACGCCAAGTGCAACAAGCGATGCCCCAACCAGTGCATCGTCCTCTGCCCAGGATGCAAGACCTTCTGCA TGTGCGACTTCTACCCCGGCGTCTCCTGCGGTGACCCTCGCttcaccggcggcgacggcaacaACTTCTACTTCCACGGCAAGAAGGACCAAGATTTCTGCATCCTCTCCGACGCCGGCCTCCACATCAACGCCCACTTCATCGGCAAGCGCAACCCCACCATGAGCCGCGACTTCACCTGGATCCAGGCCCTCGGCATCCGCTTCGCGCACCACCGCCTCTACGTCGGCGCCGCCAAGACCGCCAAGTGGAGCAACGACGTCGACCGCCTGGAGCTTGCCCTGGACGACGAGGCGGTGAGCATCCCCGCCGAGGCCGGCGCGCGGTGGGTGTCGGCCGCCGTGCCGGGGCTGTCGGTGACGAGGACCACCGCGGCCAACGGCGTGCGGGTGCAGCTGGCGGGGGTGCTGGACATCATGGCCAGCGTTGTGCCCATCACGGAGGAGGACTCGCGCGTCCACAACTACGGCGTGACCGACGACGACAGCCTCGCGCATCTCGACCTGGGCTTCAAGTTCTACGACCTCACCGACAACGTCCATGGCGTGCTCGGGCAGACGTACCGCTCCGACTACGTGAACCAGCTGAGCGTGAGCGCCAACATGCCCATCATGGGCGGGGCGCCCAAGTACGTGTCCGCAGACATCTTCGCCACCGACTGTGCGGTCGCCAGGTTCGCCGGCATCTCCATGGTCACCGCCAAGGCCTACTAA
- the LOC117858130 gene encoding uncharacterized protein, producing MAPAWVVAALVGLCAAAASVAAQSPPPPPRPLPSNYHIITPGKYKRDQQLACNDDKTNKPSCNAKCNKRCPNQCIVLCPGCKTFCMCDFYPGVSCGDPRFTGGDGNNFYFHGKKDQNFCILSDAGLHINAHFIGKRNPAMSRDFTWIQALGIRFADHRLYMGAAKTAKWSNDVDRLELAFDGAPIDIPTEIGAVWQSTAVPGLTVARTATANGVRVHLKGAFDIMANVVPISEEDSRVHNYGVTEDDSLAHFDLGFKFLDLTDDVHGVLGQTYRSDYVNQLNVSSKMPVMGGAPKYLSSDIFATDCAVARFGARRAGISMVTARAY from the exons ATGGCCCCTGCATGGGTGGTTGCCGCCCTGGTCGGCctgtgcgccgccgcggcctccgtcgCTGCGCAGtcacccccaccgccgccgcggccgctgccgtcCAACTACCACATCATCACTCCGGGCAAGTACAAGAGGGACCAGCAGCTGGCCTGCAACGACGACAAGACCAACAAGCCCAGCTGCAACGCCAAGTGCAACAAGCGATGCCCCAACCAGTGCATCGTCCTCTGCCCAGGATGCAAGACCTTCTGCA TGTGCGACTTCTACCCCGGCGTCTCCTGCGGTGACCCTCGCttcaccggcggcgacggcaacaACTTCTACTTCCACGGCAAGAAGGACCAGAATTTCTGCATCCTCTCCGACGCCGGCCTCCACATCAACGCCCACTTTATCGGCAAGCGCAACCCCGCCATGAGCCGCGACTTCACATGGATCCAGGCCCTCGGCATCCGCTTCGCTGACCACCGCCTTTACATGGGCGCCGCCAAGACCGCCAAGTGGAGCAACGACGTCGACCGCCTCGAGCTGGCCTTCGACGGCGCACCCATCGACATCCCTACCGAGATAGGCGCCGTGTGGCAGTCCACCGCCGTGCCTGGGCTCACCGTCGCCAGGACCGCCACCGCCAACGGCGTCAGGGTGCATCTCAAGGGTGCGTTCGACATCATGGCCAACGTGGTGCCCATCAGCGAGGAGGACTCTCGCGTCCACAACTACGGCGTGACGGAGGACGACAGCCTCGCGCACTTCGACCTCGGCTTCAAGTTCCTCGACCTCACCGACGACGTGCACGGAGTCCTCGGCCAGACCTACCGCTCCGACTACGTCAACCAGCTGAACGTGAGCTCCAAGATGCCCGTCATGGGCGGGGCTCCCAAGTACCTGTCCTCGGACATCTTCGCCACTGACTGTGCTGTGGCAAGGTtcggcgcccgccgcgccggcatcTCCATGGTCACTGCTAGGGCCTACTGA
- the LOC117857716 gene encoding uncharacterized protein, producing the protein MASTTVMQLVLVMVCLAAFAVVQSASQPSSLAVATPSKNKNTQHKCTNTKTNKTTCTASCNNRCPHKCLIQCPSCKTFCLCDFYPGVSCGDPRFTGADGNNFYFHGKKDQDFCILSDANLHINAHFIGKRNPAMSRDFTWIQALGIRFAHHRLYVGAAKTAKWDAAADHLTIAFDDEDVELHRSVGARWAPPTAPALSVTRTAQVNTIVVELRGVFRIMANVVPITAEDSRIHNYGVTDDDSLAHLDLGFKFHDLTDDVHGVLGQTYRPDYVNKLDVKSNMPVMGGAPDYLSSDLFSTDCAVARFGRRPATIGGGPAIEMVTDTE; encoded by the exons ATGGCGTCGACGACGGTGATGCAGCTGGTGCTGGTCATGGTGTGCTTGGCGGCGTTTGCCGTCGTGCAGTCGGCTTCACAGCCGTCGAGCTTGGCGGTGGCCACCCCGTCGAAGAATAAGAACACGCAGCACAAGTGCACCAACACCAAGACTAACAAGACCACCTGCACGGCCAGCTGCAACAACCGATGCCCTCACAAGTGCCTCATCCAGTGCCCAAGCTGCAAGACATTCTGCC TGTGCGACTTCTACCCCGGCGTCTCCTGCGGCGACCCTCGCTTCACCGGCGCCGACGGCAACAACTTCTACTTCCACGGCAAGAAGGACCAGGACTTCTGCATCCTCTCCGACGCCAACCTCCACATCAACGCCCACTTCATCGGCAAGCGCAACCCCGCCATGAGCCGCGACTTCACCTGGATCCAGGCCCTCGGCATCCGCTTCGCCCACCACCGCCTCTACGTCGGCGCCGCCAAGACCGCCAAgtgggacgccgccgccgaccacctcACCATCGCCTtcgacgacgaggacgtcgAGCTGCACCGCTCCGtcggcgccaggtgggcgccgcccaccgcgccggcgctctCCGTCACCAGGACCGCGCAGGTCAACACCATCGTCGTCGAGCTAAGGGGCGTCTTCCGCATCATGGCCAACGTCGTGCCCATCACCGCTGAGGACTCGCGGATCCACAACTACGGCGTCACCGACGACGACAGCCTCGCGCACCTCGACCTGGGCTTCAAGTTCCACGACCTCACCGACGACGTCCACGGCGTCCTCGGCCAGACCTACCGCCCTGACTACGTCAACAAGCTCGACGTCAAGTCCAACATGCCGGTCATGGGCGGCGCGCCGGACTACCTCTCCTCCGATCTCTTCTCCACGGACTGCGCCGTCGCACGgttcggccgccgccccgcaaCCATCGGAGGAGGACCGGCCATTGAGATGGTCACCGACACGGAATAA
- the LOC117858172 gene encoding uncharacterized protein encodes MLARRAGMAQQLCLAAAVALALALALSCGVASAAAPPPPPPKPPVKGGGKFVTLTSKNFGHKRNYQVTCVDKDNPAGCYVGCPKRCPNQCIVFCAYCLSFCECDIFPGTSCGDPRFTGGDGNTFYFHGKKDDNFCIVTDSDLHINAHFIGNHNPDLKRDFTWVQALGVTFGAGHRLYVGARRDAEWDEDEDHIQITLDSEPVDIDAVRNARWESNKQALPGLSVTRMKDVNTVAVELDGVFRISANAVPITEEDDRIHKYGKTGRDSLVHLDLGFQFHNLTRDVDGVLGQTYRPGYVTKLDIRKKMPIMGGAPKYRSSGLFTTDCAVSRFRRGGVAGGGVTTFAS; translated from the exons ATGCTGGCCAGGCGCGCGGGCATGGCTCAGCAGCTGTGCctggcggcggctgtggcgctggcgctggcgcttGCGCTGTCGTGCGGcgtggcctcggcggcggcgcctccgcctccgcctccgaaGCCGCCGGTGAAAGGCGGCGGCAAGTTCGTGACCCTGACTAGCAAGAACTTTGGGCACAAGCGCAACTACCAGGTGACGTGCGTGGACAAGGACAACCCGGCCGGCTGCTACGTCGGCTGCCCTAAGCGATGCCCCAACCAGTGCATCGTCTTCTGTGCCTACTGCCTCAGCTTCTGCG AGTGCGACATCTTCCCGGGCACTTCCTGCGGCGACCCTCGCttcaccggcggcgacggcaacaCCTTCTACTTCCACGGCAAGAAGGACGACAACTTCTGCATCGTCACCGACTCCGACCTCCACATCAACGCCCACTTCATCGGCAACCACAACCCGGACCTGAAGCGCGACTTCACGTGGGTGCAGGCCCTGGGCgtcaccttcggcgccggccaccgcctctACGTCGGCGCCCGGAGGGACGCCGAGtgggacgaggacgaggaccaCATCCAGATCACCTTGGACAGCGAGCCCGTCGACATCGACGCCGTCAGGAACGCCCGCTGGGAGTCCAACAAGCAGGCCCTGCCCGGCCTGTCGGTCACTCGCATGAAGGACGTGAACACCGTGGCCGTGGAGCTCGACGGCGTGTTCAGGATCTCGGCCAACGCCGTGCCCATCACCGAGGAGGACGACAGGATCCACAAGTACGGGAAGACGGGGCGCGACAGCCTGGTGCACCTGGACCTGGGCTTCCAGTTCCACAACCTCACCAGGGACGTGGACGGCGTGCTGGGGCAGACCTACCGCCCTGGCTACGTGACCAAGCTGGACATCAGGAAGAAGATGCCCATCATGGGCGGCGCACCAAAGTACCGGTCGTCGGGTCTCTTCACCACGGACTGCGCCGTCTCCCGgttccgccgcggcggcgttgcCGGCGGTGGGGTCACCACATTCGCCTCTTAA